One genomic window of Stieleria sp. JC731 includes the following:
- a CDS encoding glycosyltransferase, protein MIASTILAIRQSAAGLLGVDDYEVIVVDDNSRDATLSIAEAHGAVTVKSGGGDIGAARNRGFSVSNGQRLIFVDADTVVDPQLLKETLTAWDQGAKWGSALVAPSDECPRWASFLGIFYNFYYARWCRCAYGCYFFVRRDAFEGAGGFPEGLCEGEDMALSKRLTVLYGRSQLLRNRIHSSARKAREFGFWYHMRLLWIGMFPGKSNTPHPDVVTYRDGGRRLTRSQDGSANS, encoded by the coding sequence ATGATCGCATCGACGATTTTGGCGATCCGTCAATCGGCAGCTGGGTTGCTTGGTGTTGACGACTACGAGGTCATCGTTGTCGACGACAATTCAAGAGACGCCACCTTGTCCATCGCAGAGGCACACGGTGCTGTGACGGTAAAATCTGGCGGCGGTGACATTGGTGCTGCACGCAATCGAGGTTTCTCGGTTTCGAACGGTCAACGATTGATCTTTGTTGATGCCGACACTGTGGTCGATCCGCAGCTACTGAAGGAAACACTGACCGCTTGGGACCAAGGCGCCAAATGGGGATCGGCACTGGTCGCGCCCTCTGACGAGTGCCCTCGATGGGCGTCTTTCCTTGGCATCTTTTACAACTTCTATTACGCACGGTGGTGTAGGTGCGCTTACGGGTGCTACTTTTTCGTCAGACGCGACGCATTCGAAGGTGCCGGCGGCTTTCCCGAGGGCCTTTGCGAAGGCGAAGATATGGCGCTCAGCAAGCGATTGACTGTCTTGTATGGTCGTTCGCAATTGCTGCGAAATCGGATCCATAGTTCGGCACGTAAAGCACGTGAGTTTGGGTTTTGGTACCACATGCGGCTGCTGTGGATTGGAATGTTTCCTGGGAAGTCGAATACACCACACCCTGATGTTGTGACTTATCGGGATGGTGGTCGACGGCTCACACGCAGCCAGGACGGTTCAGCCAATTCATGA
- a CDS encoding polysaccharide biosynthesis/export family protein yields MACALGSVGCQLVRHDQKPSLTLFAPNKDANCDILFAEQVLPRELDKVVTPMYRIEPPDILSIDVQQHVAPERHSLQPGDVVSLNVSGTFPEEPIRGEYQVELGGAISLGFSYGSVEVVGQSVDQAIALIEMHLKQQLREPIVSLTLLGVSGTQRITGDHLVGPDGSVTLGQYGSVRLAGMTLEEARIAIAEKLSEEFVDPKVSVSVYAYNSKAIYIITQGGGLGDNLVRLPFTGNETVIDALSQINGLSYVSSSRMWVARPNRDPGSDLLLPVDWEGITQRADVSTNYQLLPGDRVFVAHSKLVAFDSAIAKLTSPLERVLGFTLLGTGTASRLSGKVLEKTNGAGFSR; encoded by the coding sequence ATGGCATGCGCATTGGGTAGCGTCGGGTGCCAACTGGTCCGGCATGACCAGAAACCATCCTTGACGTTGTTTGCTCCGAATAAAGATGCCAACTGTGACATCCTGTTTGCCGAACAAGTATTGCCCCGCGAATTGGATAAGGTGGTTACACCGATGTATCGCATCGAGCCACCGGACATTCTATCGATTGATGTGCAGCAGCACGTTGCACCTGAGCGGCATTCGCTGCAACCCGGGGACGTTGTTTCACTGAACGTTTCGGGGACCTTTCCCGAGGAACCGATTCGTGGCGAATACCAGGTCGAACTTGGCGGCGCAATCTCGTTGGGGTTCAGCTACGGATCGGTTGAAGTTGTTGGGCAAAGTGTTGATCAAGCGATCGCTTTGATCGAGATGCATCTAAAGCAACAGCTTCGCGAACCGATCGTTTCGTTGACGCTGCTTGGAGTTTCCGGGACACAGCGGATCACCGGCGATCACCTCGTCGGACCAGACGGTTCGGTGACATTAGGCCAGTACGGATCCGTTCGCTTGGCCGGTATGACGCTTGAGGAAGCCAGGATTGCGATCGCCGAAAAACTGTCTGAGGAATTTGTCGATCCGAAAGTGTCCGTATCCGTTTATGCGTACAACAGTAAAGCGATCTACATCATTACCCAAGGCGGTGGGCTGGGTGACAACCTGGTACGACTTCCATTCACCGGGAATGAGACGGTGATCGACGCGCTAAGCCAGATCAATGGTCTGAGCTACGTATCCTCCAGTCGGATGTGGGTGGCGCGACCGAATCGGGATCCAGGAAGCGACCTACTGCTTCCGGTCGACTGGGAAGGTATTACACAACGAGCAGACGTCAGCACGAATTATCAACTTTTGCCAGGTGACAGAGTTTTTGTTGCTCACAGCAAACTGGTCGCGTTTGATTCCGCCATTGCAAAGCTAACGTCCCCGTTGGAACGGGTGCTCGGCTTTACATTGCTAGGCACCGGGACGGCGTCTCGGTTGTCTGGGAAAGTGCTTGAAAAAACGAACGGCGCGGGGTTTAGCCGTTAG
- a CDS encoding archaeosortase/exosortase family protein, translated as MRTAEVSVPTRSENRQLHPERETVSPNGWWLIASCAVLTCLAYRHAIVDLVSRWQLDDTYSHGPIVVPIALWILWKRRAVMPPVESPSILAGIVLTLTHVLLWVGDYVYLPALQHWTIPLCVVAMIGFFAGRGILIWSLPGIGFLVFMIPLPFQIETVLNTWLQFASSWCSCYILGMLSIFASTNGYTLTLTSGDVAITKACSGLRMTIAIAAVAYLMAIHSGWSSDDHHGMKSKFKRSLGTVLKGLSTLLLPAVTAAILANACRIALLAWVMDQFQSTYWTAIAHDAGDWLTLPLSAILFLVFRSWIATVASAFKHPANYFNARQTESSLIQRLNWSENWRPAFRLIGLPIASLLVIAFANANYRRLNNRFLQRSITTAIHQESKQEWTKAIGTYRTLLRLQPDNHEAQFRMSLAMLSSAQTSDERMQVLSQLETVLKTTPFHLEALRAHLNLALDLGVKKSAMRSAQRLYRIDNRNPPSLRLCLESFLKTRNQSLYHPAIAPDKFAQTLAGLGDGSDWRDQLVLEIASYYCDHPEAVDQTLLANLQPLVPIAANRLHSTRSSFVSWQFAKKTNIPSSAMDLTSLTIDSECPSEIAFQVLLASAEELIQQQRLEQAETTLRKATEVLPNRFESFEMLGEILGDRGDWKKSSAAYLRAWRLADDHNPYLAIKLLESLVKSSRFEECDHLLRQINESETNAFDSIDRHMRIRLMLAASQVAIHHQDFQQALQTSRQCQSLIKIYDRTNSSSAEHRAIAETIEAQSLVRLGRFREAAELFERRATELQPSGDQWTAAARAWRSDGNYSSAESCYRSAFAELGYDNHVWLEYIGLLKSKAGLRRAIDEVNRRSQTNPSGNAISDRIMAQACELVGLNDAAIKHYQAFATGPTADNAALAIALARNGRLAEAIDLVIDPDWSTTAVRRAHTAAMVGTTIVEVEPDTFTKLDNIIRSGLSEGQTDERLMLAAADWYSHCHDQPSALSVLDKASTAFPENVIIGNNLAMMLADQHKSFDRALQIIDRAIQTAGPVAEFFDTKGWILIQADRSQDAIDWLERAILGLKPNAGVAHFHLATAHFNLGNRPEAAKHFEIARRDLVNPQDLNRSEQVAWKRLEANFASTQQLTVNQLDNGDAG; from the coding sequence GTGCGAACTGCCGAAGTATCCGTTCCGACGCGTTCTGAAAACCGTCAATTACATCCCGAACGCGAAACAGTATCGCCGAACGGTTGGTGGCTGATTGCCAGTTGCGCAGTACTGACTTGCCTCGCCTATCGTCACGCGATCGTGGACCTGGTAAGCCGTTGGCAGCTTGACGACACCTATTCACATGGCCCCATTGTGGTCCCCATAGCGTTGTGGATTCTTTGGAAACGACGTGCAGTGATGCCACCGGTCGAATCGCCTTCAATTCTCGCCGGCATCGTTCTGACTCTCACACATGTGCTGCTCTGGGTCGGAGACTATGTCTACCTTCCGGCGCTGCAACACTGGACCATTCCCCTATGCGTTGTGGCGATGATCGGCTTTTTCGCCGGGCGAGGTATCTTGATTTGGAGTTTGCCGGGGATCGGCTTCTTGGTCTTCATGATCCCACTTCCGTTTCAAATCGAAACGGTCCTCAATACTTGGCTGCAGTTTGCCTCTTCTTGGTGCAGCTGCTACATCCTCGGCATGTTGTCGATTTTCGCTTCGACCAACGGATACACGCTGACGTTGACCAGTGGCGATGTTGCGATCACAAAAGCGTGTAGTGGACTGAGAATGACGATCGCCATAGCCGCGGTCGCCTACCTGATGGCGATCCACAGCGGATGGAGCTCGGATGACCATCATGGAATGAAATCAAAGTTTAAGCGGTCACTAGGAACCGTCCTCAAGGGCCTGTCCACGCTGCTGCTTCCCGCAGTCACGGCCGCGATCCTTGCCAACGCATGTCGAATCGCACTTCTGGCATGGGTAATGGATCAATTCCAATCAACGTATTGGACCGCGATCGCTCATGATGCTGGCGATTGGCTGACACTACCACTTTCGGCCATATTGTTTCTGGTGTTTCGGTCTTGGATCGCCACTGTCGCATCAGCGTTTAAGCACCCGGCCAACTATTTCAACGCTCGCCAAACGGAGAGTTCGCTAATACAACGTCTGAACTGGAGTGAAAACTGGCGTCCGGCATTCCGCTTGATCGGTTTACCGATCGCATCGCTGTTGGTCATTGCTTTCGCAAACGCTAACTACCGAAGGCTGAACAATCGATTCTTACAGCGATCGATCACGACTGCGATTCATCAGGAGTCGAAACAGGAATGGACGAAAGCCATTGGAACCTATCGAACTCTATTGCGTCTTCAGCCTGACAATCATGAAGCGCAGTTTCGCATGTCGCTCGCGATGCTAAGTTCCGCTCAAACGTCGGACGAACGGATGCAGGTGCTTTCGCAACTTGAAACGGTTCTGAAAACGACACCCTTCCACCTCGAAGCACTACGAGCCCACCTGAACTTGGCGCTGGACCTGGGCGTAAAAAAATCGGCGATGCGTTCGGCTCAAAGACTTTATCGAATCGACAACCGCAATCCGCCATCACTTCGCCTCTGTTTGGAATCGTTTCTAAAAACACGAAATCAATCGCTCTACCACCCAGCGATCGCACCTGACAAGTTCGCCCAGACGCTGGCCGGATTGGGCGACGGTTCCGATTGGCGTGATCAGCTAGTCCTTGAAATCGCATCCTACTATTGCGACCACCCCGAAGCGGTTGATCAAACCTTACTCGCTAATTTGCAACCGCTCGTACCGATAGCGGCAAATCGTCTTCATTCAACTCGTTCGTCTTTCGTCAGTTGGCAATTCGCTAAAAAAACGAACATCCCTTCGTCAGCGATGGACCTAACTTCACTGACGATCGATAGCGAATGCCCAAGTGAAATCGCATTTCAAGTCCTTTTGGCTTCGGCGGAAGAACTCATCCAACAACAGCGTCTTGAACAAGCCGAGACAACACTGCGCAAGGCAACCGAAGTCCTTCCCAACCGATTCGAGTCGTTCGAGATGCTTGGTGAAATCCTTGGTGATCGGGGCGACTGGAAGAAAAGCTCCGCGGCCTACCTTAGGGCTTGGCGTCTCGCCGACGATCACAATCCTTATCTCGCAATCAAACTTCTTGAATCGCTCGTCAAGTCATCTCGATTTGAAGAATGTGACCATCTGCTTCGGCAAATCAACGAAAGCGAAACGAACGCTTTTGACTCGATCGACCGACACATGCGGATTCGATTAATGTTGGCTGCTTCACAGGTTGCGATTCACCACCAAGATTTCCAGCAAGCTCTGCAAACCTCGCGGCAGTGCCAGTCGCTCATCAAAATCTATGATCGCACAAATAGTAGCTCTGCCGAACATCGTGCGATCGCGGAAACCATCGAAGCACAAAGCCTCGTCCGCTTGGGCCGATTTCGCGAAGCGGCAGAACTGTTTGAACGTCGTGCGACAGAGCTTCAACCTTCGGGTGATCAGTGGACCGCAGCAGCAAGAGCTTGGCGTTCGGATGGGAATTACTCCTCTGCCGAAAGTTGCTACCGAAGTGCGTTCGCAGAACTTGGATACGACAACCACGTTTGGTTGGAATACATCGGCCTTCTAAAGTCGAAGGCTGGTCTTCGGCGCGCGATCGATGAAGTCAACCGCCGGTCTCAGACGAATCCTTCCGGAAACGCAATCTCCGACCGCATCATGGCTCAAGCGTGTGAACTGGTCGGTCTAAACGATGCCGCGATTAAGCACTACCAAGCTTTTGCCACCGGCCCAACAGCCGACAACGCGGCACTCGCGATCGCACTTGCCCGGAACGGACGACTTGCCGAAGCCATTGATCTCGTCATTGACCCTGATTGGTCAACCACAGCGGTTCGGCGTGCTCATACCGCGGCGATGGTAGGCACAACTATTGTTGAGGTAGAACCGGATACATTCACCAAACTTGACAACATCATTCGCAGCGGGCTTTCGGAAGGCCAAACCGATGAACGACTGATGTTGGCAGCGGCGGACTGGTATTCGCACTGCCACGACCAACCGTCAGCCCTTTCGGTTCTCGACAAAGCATCAACGGCGTTCCCGGAGAATGTGATCATCGGCAACAACCTTGCCATGATGCTGGCTGACCAGCACAAGAGCTTCGACCGGGCCTTGCAGATTATTGATCGTGCGATTCAGACCGCCGGTCCGGTTGCAGAATTCTTCGATACGAAGGGCTGGATTCTGATCCAGGCGGATCGATCACAGGATGCGATCGATTGGCTCGAACGAGCAATCCTGGGACTGAAACCCAACGCCGGCGTAGCACACTTTCACCTTGCGACCGCCCATTTCAATCTTGGGAATCGCCCCGAAGCGGCAAAGCATTTTGAAATCGCGCGTCGTGATCTCGTAAATCCGCAAGATCTAAACCGCAGTGAGCAAGTCGCTTGGAAACGGTTAGAAGCGAACTTTGCATCGACGCAGCAATTGACCGTGAACCAACTGGACAACGGAGATGCCGGATGA
- a CDS encoding S1 family peptidase: MNLLQHGRKWALTASGILLISTCTQQQRVFAGTIRHDRADASYTSLATSYPAVGSLTWGTHICSATLIKENWILTAGHCLDAVGFNPSDWTFDLTDSGGGVHVGAEIILHPGWSGDLTTGTDIALLRLATNETTITPATLNTNTSEVGQTVTHVGYGVTGNGVTGITAPAGTKRAGNNVIDLDGSLVSGYSSDIIFEDFDSGSGGDNWSGTSTQLDLEYLIAGGDSGGAVFANFGSGEVLTGVHSFIAAVDGNLDADYGDIAGSIKVSSYASWITSNIAGPDPVAPELTSWMIWSFFAMGLAVIRRPNLRRLTNISSGNLELPA, translated from the coding sequence ATGAATTTGCTTCAACACGGTCGCAAGTGGGCGTTGACCGCGAGCGGTATTCTTCTCATTTCGACTTGTACGCAGCAGCAACGCGTTTTTGCCGGAACGATTCGCCATGACCGTGCCGACGCCAGCTACACCAGCTTGGCGACAAGCTATCCCGCTGTCGGTTCGCTAACCTGGGGAACGCATATTTGCTCGGCAACCTTGATCAAGGAAAACTGGATCTTGACGGCAGGTCACTGCCTGGATGCCGTCGGGTTTAACCCAAGTGATTGGACGTTCGATTTGACCGACAGTGGCGGTGGCGTCCACGTCGGTGCTGAAATCATCTTGCATCCCGGTTGGTCCGGTGACCTGACAACGGGTACCGACATCGCATTGCTACGACTTGCGACCAATGAAACAACCATCACTCCGGCGACCCTGAATACCAACACCAGCGAAGTCGGACAAACAGTGACACACGTCGGCTATGGGGTGACCGGAAACGGCGTCACCGGGATCACCGCACCCGCAGGCACCAAACGCGCGGGAAACAACGTGATCGACCTGGACGGCAGTTTGGTCTCCGGATACAGCAGCGACATCATCTTCGAAGACTTTGACAGCGGCAGCGGCGGAGACAACTGGTCCGGAACGTCGACACAGTTGGACTTGGAGTATCTGATTGCCGGCGGGGACAGTGGTGGCGCGGTCTTTGCCAACTTTGGCAGCGGCGAAGTACTCACCGGAGTCCACTCGTTCATCGCAGCGGTCGATGGAAACTTGGACGCTGATTATGGCGATATCGCCGGCTCGATCAAAGTGTCTTCTTATGCAAGCTGGATCACTTCCAATATCGCTGGCCCCGACCCAGTGGCACCTGAACTGACCTCATGGATGATCTGGTCATTCTTCGCCATGGGACTGGCCGTGATCAGACGGCCCAATCTGAGACGACTTACAAACATCTCCTCAGGCAATCTGGAATTGCCCGCTTAA
- a CDS encoding exosortase-associated EpsI family protein produces MKTPITNLHAVIVGCMIALISCGMSIRSISRGFSDDQTFALPVQLGAWTMVGNEELPESELEVLHATNYWRQSFKNKTNDQTVVVTFIAGPAGPLASHLPETCYARHEFASIGKAASWIVPNSEHEFRFQTLVSRDIEQPSVTLAYSWHDGSHWCSPRYPRIQLAGHANLRRLMVSVRHPRGHSGNARQIIESFIGEVTNSTLPTTRIAALQPANP; encoded by the coding sequence ATGAAAACCCCTATCACGAACCTGCATGCGGTCATCGTTGGCTGCATGATCGCATTGATCAGCTGTGGGATGTCCATCCGGTCGATATCGCGAGGCTTTTCGGACGACCAGACATTTGCACTACCGGTCCAGCTAGGTGCCTGGACGATGGTTGGCAATGAAGAATTGCCTGAGAGTGAATTGGAAGTGCTTCACGCTACTAACTATTGGCGGCAATCCTTCAAAAACAAAACAAATGATCAGACGGTGGTCGTGACGTTCATCGCAGGCCCTGCCGGTCCGCTTGCCAGCCACCTTCCGGAAACTTGCTACGCGAGACATGAATTTGCATCGATCGGCAAAGCAGCTAGCTGGATCGTCCCCAACTCTGAACACGAATTCCGATTTCAAACACTGGTTTCACGCGATATCGAACAACCATCAGTCACTCTTGCCTACAGCTGGCATGACGGCAGCCATTGGTGTTCGCCACGCTACCCGCGAATCCAACTTGCAGGCCATGCGAATCTAAGACGCTTAATGGTCAGTGTTCGTCATCCGCGTGGCCACTCCGGCAACGCTCGACAAATCATCGAAAGTTTTATTGGCGAAGTCACTAACTCAACTTTGCCAACAACAAGAATCGCTGCACTTCAGCCGGCGAATCCTTAG